Part of the Ursus arctos isolate Adak ecotype North America unplaced genomic scaffold, UrsArc2.0 scaffold_1, whole genome shotgun sequence genome, gtttaactTTGTTTTAATTGGGTTTGCTTCTTTCATATTAATTTGTAGGTCTTGACCTCTTGACATATTCTGTATATAaatccttggatttttttttttaaagattttatttatttattcaacagagatagagacagccagtgagagagggaacacaaacagggggagtgggagaggaagaagcaggctcatagcggaggagcctgatgtggggctcgatcccataatgccgggatcacgccctgagtcgaaggcagacgcttaaccgctgtgccacccaggcgcccctggattttttttttttttaatatttatttgagagagagagagagagagtgagagcacagagggagaatgagagggagaagcaaactccctgcagagcagagagcctgacttggggctccatcccaggaccctgagatcatgacctgagccaaaagcagacacttaaccgactgagccacccaggagcctctaaaTCCTTGAATTCTTATATGttgccaatattttctctcagtctgttgttttgtctttttatgacttcTTTTGGTATacagaagtttttagtttttaaaatttgagtctttttctctatggtttctgtgttttcttgtcttAACTAAGAAGGCTTCCTTTACCCGTTTAAGCAatttttcccctatattttctcttaatatatttataattttacttctaACATTTAGCACTTTACGCCAACTGCagtcttattttttatgtatagtaATAAGGATGTAACTATTTTTCTCTAAATAGCCAGTTGTCCCATTATCTTGACTGATTGAAGTGAACATAACCTCAAGATTGTATTttcataatataacaaaatatgaagTTTAGAACTGaatcagttttcctttcttttatctcCTCCCAGTTCAAAACGCTTGCATCTCTTAATAGTCAGCATTCTCTCAGATCTGCAGTTGGACTCAACAGATTCAAGCCTCTGCACAATCTTCTTTAGCCTTTTTCTGGAAAATAGGATtagtctgcccccccccccccagccactcTGCTTCCTGTCATAATGCCACTTTCCCTGGGCATAAAGACAATCTTTGcatgcctttcttccttccttcctttcctctctcctccctccctcccttccctcccctccctccctccctcccctctgctcccctccctttcctcccttccttccaacaattgatttatttgagagagagcatgagtgtgctgcatgaagggggtgggggtgaggggagggacagagggagggggagaatcccaagctgactctgcgttgatcatggagcccaacttggggcttgatctcaagactccgagatcatgacctgagcagaaatcaagaatcctTCGCCTGACTGAACTGCTCAGGTGCCCTGAAGGAGAATCTTTGCCTTTCTTATACTGTGTGTCACTTTGTGTGGGTGGCGCTTGGCACACTTCTTGCGGAAAGTCCGGTGGGTTTTAGGAATGTTCACCATGTTTGTGAGTGGTCTTCCCCCACtgatttgaatataaatttttaaaaattttgaagagtCTCTTTtagactcttttaaaaattattttcttagggtCTCTTTCTAGACTGTTTTCCTCTTATATGTCTTTGCCTATTTCGAGTAATGtcatactcctttttaaaaattatttaaaaaattttagttctGGTATAGTTAAcgtatagtgttatattagtttcaggtatacaatatagtgattcagtaattctatatattactcagtgctcatcaaggaaAGGGTACTGAATATCATACTCTTTTAATAACCATTACTTCATAGTATGTTTTGCAATCTGATAGAGCAAATCTTTTCTTGCTACTCTtctttgcaaacattttccatCATTCTGTACATTTATCTCTTCCATttgatacttaaattttttttttactgttgcaGAATTCACTTatcataaaattaaccattttaaaggaaacaattcagtggcatttaatacattcacagtgttgtacaatCATCCTTGGATGATTCCTAATTCCAAAAGAACGGCCCGTACCTATGCAGTAGTTGCTCCCTATTCTTCCCTCTCCAATCTCCGTTATGTCTCTGTGCATTTACCTATTCCggatatttcatatacatggaatcatatgTGACCTagcgtctggcttctttcacgtagTGTAGTGTTCCTAAAATTCATCCATGATGTAGCATGGGTTCATTCCTTCAGACACACTCATTATTTATAGCTAAAAAAGATTCCATTTTATGTGTATGCtgcaatttatttatccattgatggacatttgggttgtttccaccttttggctcttatgaatagttctgctatgaacatgtgtgtATAGTGTTTGGATAATTATTTTCAGCTCTTTTGGGCATATGCCTAGAACTGGTGTTGCTGGGTCTTATGGTAattcatgtttaactttttgaggaacttctagactgttttctgtagtggctgaaccattttacacATCTACCAGGAATTTATGAaagttccactttctccacatccttgccaatatttgttaatttctggtttgtgttttgttttgttatagcTTTCTGAGTGAGTGTGAAGGgaacctcattgtggttttgatttacattttcttgatggctaacaatgttgaacatgttttcatgagTTTATTGCCCATgaatgtatcttctttggaataaTGTCTATTTGTATCCTTTGCcgtttttcttccatttgattGTTGAGATTGTCAATTGCTATAAAAAAGTCATGATTTGAATTTAATTATGGTTACATTGTAATTTTTTGATTAATTTACAGATGACGTCTTTATAATATTGTGTCTTTTTGGTCAAGAGCGggggtttctttctttgtttaggtcttctgtgtttttaaaaataatttta contains:
- the LOC123000539 gene encoding 60S ribosomal protein L36a-like → MVNIPKTHRTFRKKCAKRHPHKVTHRRKACKDCLYAQGKWHYDRKQSGWGGGGRLILFSRKRLKKIVQRLESVESNCRSERMLTIKRCKRFELGGDKRKEN